From Parcubacteria group bacterium, the proteins below share one genomic window:
- a CDS encoding DNA-3-methyladenine glycosylase, with protein sequence MILGKKFFERPTLIVARELLGKYLVRRRGKKVESFMITEVEAYSGLKDLASHASRGKTNRNAPMFGSAGHWYVYFTYGMHWMLNAVTGPENYPAAVLIRGVETINGPGRLTNRLKIDKKFSGKDIFFKTGLWIEDRGVKIKKGQIKKTPRIGISYAGPIWSKKPWRFLLQ encoded by the coding sequence ATGATTTTAGGGAAGAAATTTTTTGAAAGACCGACTTTGATTGTGGCGCGCGAGCTTTTGGGAAAATATCTTGTAAGGAGGCGCGGTAAAAAAGTTGAAAGCTTTATGATTACTGAAGTTGAAGCATATAGCGGTTTAAAAGACTTGGCTTCTCACGCTTCTCGTGGCAAAACTAATCGTAACGCCCCGATGTTCGGTAGTGCCGGGCATTGGTATGTTTATTTTACCTACGGAATGCACTGGATGTTAAATGCCGTGACAGGGCCGGAAAATTATCCGGCAGCTGTTTTGATTAGAGGCGTGGAAACTATAAACGGCCCCGGACGGCTTACTAATCGGCTTAAAATAGATAAGAAATTTAGCGGGAAAGATATTTTTTTTAAAACTGGCCTTTGGATTGAAGACAGGGGCGTTAAAATAAAGAAAGGCCAAATTAAAAAAACTCCCCGTATTGGTATTTCTTACGCGGGGCCAATATGGTCTAAAAAGCCTTGGCGGTTTTTACTACAATGA